One region of Fragaria vesca subsp. vesca linkage group LG4, FraVesHawaii_1.0, whole genome shotgun sequence genomic DNA includes:
- the LOC101310410 gene encoding putative G3BP-like protein-like: MANQTEDPPIPSAEIVGTAFVHQYYTILNQSPHEVYKFYSKDSLLSRPEADGTMATVDTVQAINEKILSLDCQSIHILTVDSQFSLANGVIVLVTGNIVGNDKVKRRFTQTFFLATQETGGYFVLNDMFKFVIDDNTNNYSAGYVAEETPKVPLNPNDELCAVSDEPIPSQTTYVEVDTANGDEVNHVLKNYEESEKNVISEKSVVAEKNVVVEKSVDARQSATNHVNEAASSASSSIQTDAPKKSFASIVNALSVNKAPFKAPPPKPVERLRVTAPASVAPEALTRTNSTASSVEKNSAPAVKAHAIFVANLPMSATVEELDKLFKQFGSIKRDGIQVRSNKVQGTCFGFVEFESASSMQSAIKASPIDFASRLLSIEERRANNDRGKFAGKGGYRNDNFRSRENYGRENYSGGGGRGNYGGGRGNARNDLRGESGQYSGQARGNGGRYAERPYQNGGKVVRQTAKPLAEA, translated from the exons ATGGCAAATCAGACAGAGGATCCGCCGATCCCAAGCGCAGAGATCGTCGGCACTGCGTTTGTGCATCAGTATTACACAATACTTAATCAAAGCCCGCATGAGGTTTACAAATTTTACTCCAAAGACAGTCTCTTGAGCCGGCCTGAGGCCGACGGTACAATGGCAACAGTTGATACTGTACAA GCCATCAATGAGAAGATATTATCGCTGGACTGTCAGTCTATTCATATACTGACGGTAGATTCTCAGTTTTCTTTGGCCAATGGAGTGATTGTTTTAGTGACTGGCAATATAGTTGGAAATGACAAAGTGAAGAGAAGGTTTACTCAAACGTTCTTTTTAGCCACGCAAGAGACAGGAGGATATTTTGTCTTGAACGACATGTTTAAGTTTGTCATTGATGATAATACAAATAATTACAGTGCTGGTTATGTTGCAGAAGAAACTCCAAAAGTTCCTTTGAACCCAAATGATG AGTTATGCGCTGTTTCTGACGAGCCTATTCCCAGTCAAACAACTTATGTGGAGGTTGATACTGCCAATGGAGATGAAGTTAATCATGTGTTGAAGAATTATGAGGAGTCTGAGAAAAATGTTATTTCTGAAAAAAGTGTTGTTGCTGAGAAAAATGTTGTTGTTGAGAAAAGTGTTGATGCAAGACAGAGTGCTACTAACCATGTCAATGAAGCAGCTTCTTCGGCTTCTTCCAGCATCCAGACGGATGCTCCAAAGAAGAGTTTTGCATCAATT GTGAATGCGTTGAGTGTGAATAAAGCTCCCTTCAAAGCACCCCCGCCTAAACCTGTTGAGCGGCTACGTGTGACTGCCCCTGCATCTGTAGCACCTGAAGCTTTAACCCGAACTAATAGTACTGCTAGTTCTGTGGAAAAGAACAGTGCTCCTGCAG TTAAAGCTCATGCCATTTTTGTTGCAAATTTGCCTATGAGTGCAACTGTGGAAGAATTGGATAAGCTTTTCAAGCAGTTTGGATCCATCAAGCGCGATGGGATTCAAGTCAGAAGCAATAAG GTACAGGGTACATGCTTTGGATTTGTGGAATTTGAATCTGCTAGCTCAATGCAAAGTGCAATAAAG GCATCTCCTATTGATTTTGCCTCTCGTTTGTTATCTATCGAAGAAAGACGAG CAAACAATGATAGAGGAAAGTTTGCTGGAAAAGGTGGATATCGAAATGACAACTTTAGGAGTCGAGAGAACTATGGCCGCGAGAACTATAGTGGAGGAGGAGGCCGTGGGAACTATGGTGGAGGCCGTGGTAATGCGAGAAACGATTTGCGTGGTGAATCAGGTCAATATTCAGGCCAAGCTAGGGGCAATGGCGGACGCTACGCAGAAAGGCCTTATCAGAATGGAGGAAAGGTTGTTCGTCAAACAGCAAAGCCGTTAGCCGAGGCATGA